In Bufo gargarizans isolate SCDJY-AF-19 chromosome 5, ASM1485885v1, whole genome shotgun sequence, the following are encoded in one genomic region:
- the LOC122939342 gene encoding uncharacterized protein LOC122939342, with protein MDLRPTVDSLEDDPEDSDAGGSETPAIFSPESSPTHPQAEEPQQPPLEPPTLSQGTLDPTPQPHPRRRRTGPQASSAPDTREQIDARVIEFLASGVRARKKPWWGGLGPLLRGVPAHRLSPCVAGIAMLIELFSSPYEEDIVTEICNVRRRILAVRAQHVAGPSQPQPHGPSYQVAPEANRSASHFFPQAAPYATAPAEAWQFVPAWSLHQGFV; from the exons atggatttgaggcc tactgtggacagcttGGAAGACGATCCGGAGGATTCGGATGCTGGGGGCAGTGAAACTCCGGCCATTTTCTCCCCGGAGAGCAGCCCCACCCATCCCCAGGCTGAGGAGCCACAACAGCCACCTCTGGAGCCGCCAACCCTTTCACAGGGGACCCTGGATCCAACCCCGCAGCCTCATCCAAGGCGGAGACgcactggccctcaggcttcctCGGCGCCAGATACAAGGGAACAAATAGATGCCCGAGTTATAGAGTTCCTGGCCTCTGGAGTGAGGGCCCGGAAGAAGCCGTGGTGGGGGGGGCTGGGTCCGCTACTCAGGGGCGTCCCTGCCCACCGCTTGAGCCCTTGTGTGGCGGGGATTGCGATGCTGATTGAGCTTTTCTCCTCCCCCTACGAGGAAGATATAGTCACAGAAATATGCAACGTGAGACGGCGCATACTTGCAGTACGTGCGCAGCATGTTGCTGGGCCAAGTCAACCCCAACCCCATGGCCCGTCTTACCAGGTGGCCCCAGAAGCCAACCGATCAGCTTCTCATTTCTTCCCACAGGCTGCCCCCTATGccactgccccagcagaggcCTGGCAGTTCGTACCAGCCTGGTCCCTTCACCAGGGATTTGTTTGA